A single Candidatus Stygibacter australis DNA region contains:
- a CDS encoding cobalamin-dependent protein (Presence of a B(12) (cobalamin)-binding domain implies dependence on cobalamin itself, in one of its several forms, or in some unusual lineages, dependence on a cobalamin-like analog.), giving the protein MEKLLNDLSMVIERGKENQDSPYPPDLKGKPGAYEYTQQLLNKKCPPDMILKQGMMPGMDRIGKKFADGKVFIPEILISAKAMKASMTLLKPYFDNGEVLRKGKVIIGTVAGDLHDIGKNIVRMVLEGAGWEVFDLGVDVTKEKFLASLTEHPQSIICMSALLTTTMMEMEKTVHIIKQESPQTKIYVGGAPLTSNFADKIGADGYFPDPHSLAKHLADVIC; this is encoded by the coding sequence ATGGAAAAATTATTAAATGATTTGAGTATGGTAATTGAGCGTGGAAAGGAGAATCAGGATTCACCCTATCCACCTGATCTAAAAGGCAAGCCGGGAGCGTATGAATATACTCAGCAGTTATTAAATAAGAAGTGTCCACCTGATATGATCCTGAAACAGGGAATGATGCCAGGTATGGATAGAATCGGTAAGAAGTTTGCTGATGGTAAAGTTTTCATCCCCGAGATCCTGATCTCAGCCAAAGCAATGAAAGCTTCCATGACCTTGTTGAAACCATATTTTGATAATGGTGAAGTGCTCCGGAAGGGAAAGGTGATCATTGGCACAGTTGCAGGTGACCTGCATGATATAGGTAAAAACATAGTACGCATGGTGCTGGAAGGCGCTGGCTGGGAAGTTTTTGATCTCGGAGTAGATGTTACGAAAGAGAAATTTCTGGCATCATTAACTGAACATCCCCAAAGCATTATCTGCATGAGTGCCCTGCTCACGACTACCATGATGGAAATGGAGAAAACTGTGCATATCATCAAACAGGAATCTCCTCAGACTAAAATCTATGTTGGTGGTGCTCCTCTAACCAGTAATTTTGCTGATAAAATTGGTGCTGACGGTTATTTCCCGGATCCCCATTCATTGGCAAAACATCTTGCTGATGTAATATGTTAA